A region of the Sulfurimonas sp. genome:
TTTTATAATTATGCACACTTCCCATCTTTTTTAGTAACAAATTTCTCACAAAGTCTACTAAAAAAATATGCTAAAATTTCATACCAATACAAAACAAGGTCTTTTTTTATGCCAAACAAAAAAGTCGGACAAATTTTAAAACTTTTTATCTCTACTGTCCAAAGTTCGCAAAGGGTAGAGAAATCTGTTATTGCACTTGACGAGTTAGGTGTAATCGGCGATAAATTTTATAATAAAGATAACGCTCGCTCTATATTATTGACATCAACGGATAGTTATGATTTAATCAAAAGCTATGATATTGATATGCCGTATGGATATTTAGGCGAAAATCTTTTAATAGATTATAACCCTTACTCTTTGCCTATAGGAACGCGGCTTAAAATCGGAGATACTATACTGGAAATAAGTCAAAACTGCACGATTTGCAATCATCTATCCGTTATAGACAAACGAATACCTAAACTTTTAAAAGATGACAGAGGAATTTTTGCAAAAGCTATACAAGGCGGAGAGATAAGTGTCGGAGATGATATTTATCTGCTTTAGATAACCGACCTTACTACTCTGAGGCATTTATGCCGGAATCTTTATGGGTTGCAAGGGACAAACTTGTCCCTGCCGGTAAAATGGGCTTTGCTCATTTTACCGCTTAACATCCGTAGATAAAAACCACTTCAAACTCCAAATAGTTCAAGGGGTACTCATTTAACAGCTTTTTGCTCTCTTTGTAACTTAATATTTTTCTTGCTCCGCTGACGCCGCTTCTCTTTATATACCTAAACATCTCTCTTGTAGATTCAAACTCAAGTCTATAGTTTACCACTTCAAACTCCGCGTCGAAATATTTTTTTTGAAGTTCGTTCACCTCGTCGGCACTTTTTAAAATCGAATTTATCGACGCCGTTTTATTTATGGTTTTAAAGGTATTTGCCGTAAAAATTGCCAAAGCAAGAGGAGCATTAAACTGCTTTATTTTGCCAAATACTCTATCTAAATCATCCGCCCACTGAAGAGCAGATGCCGAAAAAACAAAGTCGTATCTATCTCTTAGCAGATTTTCAAACAACCCGTCATCGTTAAAATCTCCGTATATAAGCTCGATTTTTGAGGATTTTGGATGCAGTTCTAACATACCTTTGGCAAAATCAACTCCGCTAAAGCGTTCATACTCCCAATCAATTGCCCTGCAAACGCTTCCGCTCCCGCATCCCAAATCCAAAATCCGTTTTGGTTTTTCATTAATATGACTAAGAAGTTTTTCTACCACTCTGTTTTGTATAATATTGTAACTATTATAGTGCGGTGCATATTTTGAAAACTCGGAGCTTATTTTCATTTTTTATTTATGATTAGAGATATTATAAAGATTCCAAGCACACACAAAACTATAGTAGCACCGGAGGGAAGAGAGAAGTAAAAAGAGAGAGTCATACCTGCTACAACGCTAAACAGCCCAAAAACCAGAGAAATAATCAGAGTCTTTAAA
Encoded here:
- a CDS encoding MOSC domain-containing protein, translating into MPNKKVGQILKLFISTVQSSQRVEKSVIALDELGVIGDKFYNKDNARSILLTSTDSYDLIKSYDIDMPYGYLGENLLIDYNPYSLPIGTRLKIGDTILEISQNCTICNHLSVIDKRIPKLLKDDRGIFAKAIQGGEISVGDDIYLL
- a CDS encoding methyltransferase domain-containing protein, whose translation is MKISSEFSKYAPHYNSYNIIQNRVVEKLLSHINEKPKRILDLGCGSGSVCRAIDWEYERFSGVDFAKGMLELHPKSSKIELIYGDFNDDGLFENLLRDRYDFVFSASALQWADDLDRVFGKIKQFNAPLALAIFTANTFKTINKTASINSILKSADEVNELQKKYFDAEFEVVNYRLEFESTREMFRYIKRSGVSGARKILSYKESKKLLNEYPLNYLEFEVVFIYGC